From Equus asinus isolate D_3611 breed Donkey chromosome 14, EquAss-T2T_v2, whole genome shotgun sequence, one genomic window encodes:
- the CHP2 gene encoding calcineurin B homologous protein 2 isoform X1: protein MGSRSSHAALIPDEDSLRRETGFSQASLLRLYHRFRALDTNKKGYLSRMDLQQIGALAVNPLGDRIIDSFFPDGSLQVDFPDFVRVLAHFRPADDEDAGLRDPREPEPLNSRMNKLRFAFQLYDLDRDGKISRHEMLQVLRLMVGVQVTEEQLESIAERTVQEADEDGDGAVSFLEFAKSLEKMDIEQKMSIRILK, encoded by the exons ATGGGCTCGCGCAGCTCGCACGCGGCGCTCATTCCCGACGAGGACAGCCTCCGGCGGGAGACGGGCT TCTCGCAGGCCAGTCTGCTCCGCCTCTACCACCGGTTTCGGGCCCTGGACACGAACAAGAAGGGCTACCTGAG CCGCATGGATCTGCAGCAGATTGGGGCGCTGGCCGTGAACCCCCTGGGAGACCGCATTATAGACAGCTTCTTCCCTGATGG GAGTCTGCAAGTGGATTTCCCAGACTTTGTCAGGGTCCTGGCTCATTTTCGACCTGCAGACGATGAGGACGCAGGACTCCGGGACCCCAGGGAACCTGAACCCCTCAACAGCAGAATGAACAAACTTCGCT TTGCGTTTCAGCTCTACGACCTGGATCGGGATGGAAAGATCTCCAGGCATGAGATGCTACAG gtaCTCCGGCTGATGGTCGGGGTGCAGGTGACGGAAGAGCAGTTGGAGAGCATCGCCGAACGCACGGTGCAGGAGGCCGATGAAGATGGCGATGGGGCTGTGTCCTTCCTGGAGTTTGCCAAG TCCTTAGAGAAGATGGACATCGAGCAGAAAATGAGCATCCGGATCCTGAAGTGA